Proteins co-encoded in one Nothobranchius furzeri strain GRZ-AD chromosome 4, NfurGRZ-RIMD1, whole genome shotgun sequence genomic window:
- the zgc:56622 gene encoding aldo-keto reductase family 1 member B1 isoform X2 → MEYSCPPAVRHVQLNDGTRMPLLGLGTWKRTSVQGAVETAIAAGYRHIDTAFSYKNEVDIGKALRSKMDQGIIRREDVFIVSKLWCTHHAPEDIPLCLNTSLKDLQLDYLDLYLVHFPVGLQKTGDELFPKKDGKILTSDVDYVDVWRGMEALRSSGKVKSIGVSNFSILQLERLLALCRVPPAVNQVELHPYMVQTEMIEFCRSKNIVLTAYSPFGSPERPPDLLRGDTDPYKLLADPVVAGVARKHGKSPAQVLLRYHVQQGIAVIPKSDKPHHILENTKIFDFSLSDEDMNTLRSLDRRWKACVIDEIKTHPYYPFE, encoded by the exons ATGGAGTACTCGTGCCCGCCGGCGGTCAGGCACGTACAGCTGAACGATGGCACGCGTATGCCGCTCCTGGGCCTCGGGACGTGGAAG CGGACTTCAGTCCAGGGAGCGGTGGAAACCGCCATCGCAGCAGGATACCGTCACATCGACACAGCCTTCTCCTACAAGAACGAGGTGGACATTGGGAAAGCTCTGCGCTCCAAAATGGATCAGGGCATCATCCGGCGAGAAGACGTGTTTATCGTCAGCAAG CTGTGGTGTACCCATCATGCCCCAGAGGACATCCCTCTGTGTCTCAACACGTCCCTGAAGGATCTCCAGCTGGACTACCTAGATCTTTATCTTGTGCATTTCCCTGTCGGCCTTCAG AAAACAGGAGACGAACTTTTCCCGAAGAAGGATGGGAAGATCCTGACCTCTGATGTGGACTATGTGGATGTGTGGAGG GGGATGGAGGCCCTGCGGTCCTCGGGGAAGGTCAAGAGCATCGGCGTCTCAAACTTCAGCATCCTGCAGCTGGAGAGGCTTCTGGCTCTCTGCAGAGTTCCCCCTGCAGTTAATCAG GTGGAGCTCCACCCCTACATGGTTCAGACAGAGATGATAGAATTCTGTAGATCCAAAAACATCGTCCTGACGGCCTACAGCCCCTTCGGTTCGCCTGAAAGACCCCCTGATCT GTTAAGAGGTGACACAGATCCCTACAAGCTCCTGGCGGACCCTGTGGTTGCAGGTGTGGCGAGAAAACACGGGAAAAGTCCTGCGCAG GTGCTGCTGAGGTACCATGtgcagcagggcattgcagtcatTCCCAAAAGTGACAAGCCTCATCACATCCTTGAAAACACAAAG ATCTTTGACTTCAGCCTCAGCGATGAGGACATGAACACCCTGAGGAGTCTGGATCGAAGGTGGAAAGCCTGCGTCATCGACGA AATCAAGACTCATCCGTACTACCCTTTTGAGTGA
- the zgc:56622 gene encoding aldo-keto reductase family 1 member B1 isoform X1: MEYSCPPAVRHVQLNDGTRMPLLGLGTWKSSRLQRTSVQGAVETAIAAGYRHIDTAFSYKNEVDIGKALRSKMDQGIIRREDVFIVSKLWCTHHAPEDIPLCLNTSLKDLQLDYLDLYLVHFPVGLQKTGDELFPKKDGKILTSDVDYVDVWRGMEALRSSGKVKSIGVSNFSILQLERLLALCRVPPAVNQVELHPYMVQTEMIEFCRSKNIVLTAYSPFGSPERPPDLLRGDTDPYKLLADPVVAGVARKHGKSPAQVLLRYHVQQGIAVIPKSDKPHHILENTKIFDFSLSDEDMNTLRSLDRRWKACVIDEIKTHPYYPFE; this comes from the exons ATGGAGTACTCGTGCCCGCCGGCGGTCAGGCACGTACAGCTGAACGATGGCACGCGTATGCCGCTCCTGGGCCTCGGGACGTGGAAG TCTTCTCGTTTGCAGCGGACTTCAGTCCAGGGAGCGGTGGAAACCGCCATCGCAGCAGGATACCGTCACATCGACACAGCCTTCTCCTACAAGAACGAGGTGGACATTGGGAAAGCTCTGCGCTCCAAAATGGATCAGGGCATCATCCGGCGAGAAGACGTGTTTATCGTCAGCAAG CTGTGGTGTACCCATCATGCCCCAGAGGACATCCCTCTGTGTCTCAACACGTCCCTGAAGGATCTCCAGCTGGACTACCTAGATCTTTATCTTGTGCATTTCCCTGTCGGCCTTCAG AAAACAGGAGACGAACTTTTCCCGAAGAAGGATGGGAAGATCCTGACCTCTGATGTGGACTATGTGGATGTGTGGAGG GGGATGGAGGCCCTGCGGTCCTCGGGGAAGGTCAAGAGCATCGGCGTCTCAAACTTCAGCATCCTGCAGCTGGAGAGGCTTCTGGCTCTCTGCAGAGTTCCCCCTGCAGTTAATCAG GTGGAGCTCCACCCCTACATGGTTCAGACAGAGATGATAGAATTCTGTAGATCCAAAAACATCGTCCTGACGGCCTACAGCCCCTTCGGTTCGCCTGAAAGACCCCCTGATCT GTTAAGAGGTGACACAGATCCCTACAAGCTCCTGGCGGACCCTGTGGTTGCAGGTGTGGCGAGAAAACACGGGAAAAGTCCTGCGCAG GTGCTGCTGAGGTACCATGtgcagcagggcattgcagtcatTCCCAAAAGTGACAAGCCTCATCACATCCTTGAAAACACAAAG ATCTTTGACTTCAGCCTCAGCGATGAGGACATGAACACCCTGAGGAGTCTGGATCGAAGGTGGAAAGCCTGCGTCATCGACGA AATCAAGACTCATCCGTACTACCCTTTTGAGTGA